The proteins below come from a single Argentina anserina chromosome 1, drPotAnse1.1, whole genome shotgun sequence genomic window:
- the LOC126795242 gene encoding adenylyl-sulfate kinase 3 produces MSTAINSTNIFWQEYLVGKAERQKLLNQKGCVIWITGLSGSGKSTLACSLSRELHSRGKLSYILDGDNLRHGLNKDLGFKAEDRTENIRRVGEVAKLFADAGLLCIASLISPYRKDRDACRAMLPDANFIEVFMNMPLELCESRDAKGLYKLAREGKIKGFTGIDDPYEEPLNCEIEIKQNDGVCPVPAALADQVVTYLEEKGFLQVE; encoded by the exons ATGTCCACTGCGATCAACTCAACGAATATATTTTGGCAAGAATATCTTGTTGGGAAAGCTGAAAGGCAGAAACTACTCAACCAAAAGGGCTGTGTCATATGGATTACGGGTCTCAGCGGATCAg GGAAAAGTACACTAGCATGCTCACTAAGTAGAGAACTGCATTCAAGGGGAAAGCTGTCATATATCCTTGATGGTGATAACCTTCGTCATGGTCTCAACAAGGATCTTGGTTTCAAAGCAGAAGACCGGACTGAAAATATTCGCAGAGTTG GGGAGGTAGCGAAACTGTTTGCAGACGCAGGATTGCTCTGCATTGCAAGTCTGATATCCCCATATAGGAAAGATCGTGATGCTTGTCGGGCAATGCTACCAGATGCAAATTTCATTGAG GTTTTCATGAACATGCCCCTCGAGTTATGCGAGTCAAGGGATGCAAAAGGACTTTACAAGCTTGCACGTGAGGGAAAGATTAAAG GTTTTACTGGAATAGATGATCCATATGAAGAACCACTGAACTGTGAG ATAGAAATAAAGCAGAATGATGGAGTTTGTCCCGTGCCTGCAGCCCTCGCAGACCAGGTAGTGACATACTTGGAGGAGAAAGGCTTTCTTCAAGTTGAGTGA